The Corynebacterium comes genome window below encodes:
- a CDS encoding DUF6928 family protein, translated as METVVTLWFVTAADPARVIAAEPRADRGYGRKYLAQLNPAWPITPIGEFPLNRSAQASAGEYYVAGFPGVTIVQTVVADTPALSELNPRLLDSVPAADVYAFGVNPETGYGALAHWRGGVLKRSLCAERTRTYEDVGLPEPFEAPYWAGERAESAGGISLPFEPVDLVAEARRSWLGVDVTPDGPDIHVVAYAVDGRPAPRAVDGPRRDRERASRPQDEPHVGGGYDDYESPVDEDHTRLPRWADESVATVKRTGAVLGRRVRQARSWVTEKIRHSDRG; from the coding sequence GTGGAGACTGTCGTCACCCTGTGGTTTGTCACGGCCGCCGACCCGGCGCGCGTCATCGCTGCGGAACCGAGGGCGGACCGTGGCTACGGCCGTAAATACCTCGCCCAGCTCAACCCCGCGTGGCCGATCACGCCGATCGGCGAATTCCCCCTCAACCGCTCCGCCCAGGCGTCGGCGGGAGAGTACTACGTCGCGGGTTTCCCCGGCGTGACCATCGTGCAGACGGTGGTGGCGGACACGCCGGCACTGTCCGAGCTCAACCCCCGTCTGCTGGATTCGGTGCCGGCAGCCGACGTCTACGCCTTCGGCGTGAACCCCGAGACCGGCTACGGGGCGCTGGCGCACTGGCGGGGCGGGGTGCTCAAGCGTTCGCTCTGTGCCGAGCGCACCCGCACCTACGAGGACGTCGGGTTGCCCGAGCCCTTCGAGGCGCCCTACTGGGCCGGAGAGAGGGCCGAGAGCGCAGGTGGCATCTCCCTGCCGTTCGAGCCGGTGGACCTGGTCGCGGAGGCCCGACGTTCGTGGCTCGGCGTGGATGTCACGCCGGACGGCCCGGACATCCATGTCGTGGCGTACGCGGTTGACGGTCGGCCGGCGCCGCGGGCGGTCGACGGTCCCCGTCGCGATCGTGAGCGTGCCTCCCGTCCGCAGGATGAGCCACACGTCGGCGGGGGCTACGACGACTACGAATCCCCCGTCGACGAGGACCACACCCGCCTGCCGCGCTGGGCGGATGAATCGGTGGCAACGGTCAAACGGACCGGGGCCGTCCTGGGTCGCCGTGTCCGGCAGGCCCGGTCCTGGGTGACGGAGAAGATCCGCCACTCCGACCGGGGCTAA
- the sepH gene encoding septation protein SepH, whose protein sequence is MRELFLVPDESTSTSLVLRTEGGDRFVLDVTQLDDAARTLLAGQTPEISAAPEVRPEPVARPEPANVGRALPARDPLLTTPLTMRPREIQTRIRAGASVAELAAEMGVAESRVEAFAHPVLLERSRMSELAKQAHPIREDGPAKLTLWEVLAAAFAARGHSVTDTTWDAYREADGTWVARVSWTAGLSENDAEWAIEVHPTSRSTAEARNPVAADLTDPDFVQPVRTLTSVGRGNRYEEDHEDRATEDEPEIEATRDEEAEELAGDEAVESPETAEKAPARRRRKAVTPHWEDVLLGVRANTKRPRT, encoded by the coding sequence ATGCGCGAGTTGTTCCTCGTCCCAGACGAATCGACGTCCACCTCCCTGGTGCTGCGCACCGAGGGCGGCGACCGATTCGTCCTCGACGTCACGCAGCTTGATGACGCCGCCCGCACCCTCCTCGCCGGTCAGACCCCCGAGATCAGTGCAGCACCCGAGGTCCGGCCGGAACCGGTGGCCAGGCCCGAGCCCGCAAACGTGGGGCGTGCACTGCCGGCACGTGACCCGCTGCTCACCACCCCGCTGACCATGCGTCCCCGCGAGATCCAGACCCGGATCCGCGCCGGCGCGTCCGTGGCCGAACTGGCTGCGGAGATGGGTGTCGCCGAGTCCCGGGTGGAGGCCTTCGCCCACCCGGTGCTCCTGGAGCGCTCGCGTATGTCGGAGCTGGCGAAACAGGCGCATCCGATCCGCGAGGACGGCCCTGCGAAACTGACGTTGTGGGAGGTCCTGGCCGCAGCTTTCGCCGCGCGTGGGCACTCCGTCACCGACACCACCTGGGACGCCTACCGGGAGGCCGACGGAACCTGGGTCGCCCGGGTGTCCTGGACGGCCGGGTTGTCGGAGAACGATGCTGAGTGGGCCATCGAGGTGCACCCCACGTCGCGGTCGACCGCGGAGGCCCGCAATCCGGTGGCCGCCGACCTCACTGACCCGGATTTCGTCCAGCCGGTACGCACCCTCACCTCCGTCGGACGGGGCAACCGCTACGAGGAGGACCACGAGGACCGGGCGACGGAAGACGAGCCCGAGATCGAGGCCACCCGGGACGAGGAAGCCGAGGAGCTCGCGGGGGATGAAGCCGTGGAGAGCCCGGAGACGGCGGAGAAGGCTCCGGCGAGGCGGCGTCGGAAAGCGGTGACCCCCCACTGGGAGGACGTGCTGCTGGGCGTGCGCGCGAACACGAAGCGTCCGCGGACCTAG
- the serC gene encoding phosphoserine transaminase, with translation MTEFPTLPADLIPADGRFGCGPSKVRPEQIQAIVDGGRDIIGTSHRQPAVKNVVGSVREGLADLFSLPEGYEIILSLGGATAFWDAATFGLIEKKSGHLSYGEFSSKFAKAAKQAPWLDEPTVIEAPAGDAPAPQAIEGADVIGWAHNETSTGAMVPIVRPEGSEGSLITIDATSGAGGLPVDISQTDVYYFSPQKCFASDGGIWLAAMSPAAIERIARIKESGRFIPAFLDLQTAVENSLKNQTYNTPAVGTLLMLENQVKWMNENGGLDGMVARTTASSDALYSWAEAREETTPYVTDPAKRSLVVGTIDFDDSIDAAVLAKVLRANGILDVEPYRKLGRNQLRIGMFPAIDSTDVVTLTKAIDHVLESGVANR, from the coding sequence ATGACCGAGTTCCCCACCCTCCCCGCCGACCTCATCCCCGCTGACGGTCGCTTCGGCTGCGGCCCGTCCAAGGTTCGCCCGGAGCAGATCCAGGCCATCGTCGACGGCGGCCGCGACATCATCGGCACCTCTCACCGCCAGCCGGCCGTCAAGAACGTCGTCGGCTCCGTCCGCGAGGGGCTCGCCGACCTGTTCTCCCTGCCGGAGGGCTATGAGATCATCCTGTCCCTCGGTGGCGCCACCGCATTCTGGGACGCAGCAACTTTCGGCCTGATCGAGAAGAAGTCCGGCCACCTGTCCTACGGCGAGTTCTCCTCCAAGTTCGCGAAGGCCGCCAAGCAGGCACCGTGGCTCGACGAGCCGACCGTCATCGAGGCCCCGGCCGGCGACGCCCCGGCCCCGCAGGCCATCGAGGGTGCCGACGTCATCGGTTGGGCCCACAACGAAACCTCCACCGGCGCCATGGTGCCGATCGTCCGCCCGGAGGGTTCCGAGGGCTCCCTCATCACCATCGACGCCACCTCCGGTGCCGGTGGACTGCCGGTCGACATCTCCCAGACCGACGTCTACTACTTCTCCCCGCAGAAGTGCTTCGCCTCCGACGGTGGCATCTGGCTGGCGGCCATGTCCCCGGCCGCCATCGAGCGCATCGCCAGGATCAAGGAGTCCGGCCGTTTCATCCCGGCCTTCCTGGACCTGCAGACCGCGGTGGAGAACTCCCTCAAGAACCAGACCTACAACACGCCGGCCGTGGGCACCCTGCTCATGCTGGAGAACCAGGTCAAGTGGATGAACGAGAACGGTGGCCTGGACGGCATGGTCGCCCGCACCACCGCCTCCTCCGACGCCCTCTACTCCTGGGCCGAGGCCCGCGAGGAGACCACGCCGTACGTCACTGACCCGGCGAAGCGTTCACTGGTCGTCGGCACCATCGACTTCGACGACTCCATCGACGCCGCCGTTCTGGCCAAGGTTCTGCGCGCCAACGGCATCCTGGACGTCGAGCCCTACCGCAAGCTCGGCCGCAACCAGCTGCGTATCGGCATGTTCCCGGCGATCGATTCCACCGACGTCGTGACCCTGACCAAGGCGATCGACCATGTCCTCGAGTCGGGCGTGGCCAACAGGTAG
- a CDS encoding citrate synthase, which translates to MATDNKDKAVLHYPGGEYELDIIKATEGNDGVVLGKMLADTGLVTFDPGYVSTGSCESEITYIDGENGILRHRGYDIADLAENATFNEVSYLLINGELPTVEELHKFSDEIRHHTLLDEDFKSQFNVFPRDAHPMSVLASSVNILSTYYQDQLDPLNEEHLHKATVRLMAKVPMLAAYAYRASKGAPYMYPDNSLNARENFLRMMFGYPTEPYEVDPIMVKALDKLLILHADHEQNCSTSTVRMIGSAQANMFVSIAGGINALSGPLHGGANQAVLEMLEEIDANGGDATDFMNRVKNKEQGVRLMGFGHRVYRNYDPRAAIVKETAYELLEHLGGDHLLDLAMKLEQIALSDDYFISRKLYPNVDFYTGLIYRAMGFPTDFFTVLFAIGRLPGWIAHYREQLSTTTKINRPRQIYTGQTLRTVTPREDR; encoded by the coding sequence GTGGCTACTGACAACAAGGACAAGGCCGTACTCCACTACCCGGGAGGCGAGTACGAGCTCGACATCATCAAGGCCACCGAGGGTAACGATGGTGTGGTCCTCGGCAAGATGCTGGCAGACACGGGTCTGGTCACCTTTGACCCGGGTTATGTCTCCACCGGCTCCTGCGAGTCCGAGATCACCTACATCGACGGCGAGAACGGCATCCTGCGCCACCGCGGCTACGACATCGCCGACCTGGCTGAGAACGCCACCTTCAACGAGGTCTCCTACCTCCTGATCAACGGTGAGCTGCCGACCGTCGAGGAGCTGCACAAGTTCTCCGACGAGATTCGCCATCACACCCTGCTGGACGAGGACTTCAAGTCCCAGTTCAACGTCTTTCCGCGTGACGCCCACCCGATGTCGGTCCTGGCCTCCTCGGTGAACATACTGTCCACCTACTACCAGGATCAGCTGGACCCGCTGAACGAGGAGCACCTCCACAAGGCGACCGTCCGCCTCATGGCCAAGGTGCCGATGCTGGCGGCTTACGCCTACCGCGCGTCCAAGGGTGCTCCGTACATGTACCCGGACAATTCCCTCAACGCGCGTGAGAACTTCCTGCGCATGATGTTCGGTTACCCGACCGAGCCCTACGAGGTCGATCCGATCATGGTCAAGGCCCTGGACAAGCTTCTCATCCTGCATGCCGATCACGAGCAGAACTGTTCCACCTCCACCGTCCGCATGATCGGCTCCGCCCAGGCCAACATGTTCGTCTCCATCGCCGGTGGCATCAACGCCCTCTCCGGCCCGCTGCACGGTGGCGCCAACCAGGCCGTCCTCGAGATGCTCGAGGAGATCGACGCCAACGGTGGCGACGCAACCGACTTCATGAACCGTGTGAAGAACAAGGAGCAGGGTGTCCGCCTCATGGGCTTCGGGCACCGCGTCTACCGCAACTACGATCCGCGTGCGGCCATCGTCAAGGAGACCGCTTACGAGCTCCTTGAGCACCTCGGCGGCGACCACCTGCTCGACCTGGCCATGAAGCTCGAGCAGATCGCGCTCAGCGACGATTACTTCATCTCCCGCAAGCTGTACCCGAACGTCGACTTCTACACCGGCCTGATCTACCGCGCCATGGGCTTCCCGACGGACTTCTTCACCGTCCTGTTCGCCATCGGCCGCCTGCCGGGCTGGATCGCCCACTACCGTGAGCAGCTGTCCACCACCACCAAGATCAACCGCCCGCGTCAGATCTACACCGGCCAGACCCTGCGCACCGTCACCCCGCGTGAGGACCGCTAG
- the fkpA gene encoding FKBP-type peptidyl-prolyl cis-trans isomerase FkpA: MTKPQIEAQAGPAPEDLVSVDLIVGEGEEAKTGGLVEVHYVGVDFESGQEFDSSWDRGQSIEFPLNGLIAGWQEGIPGMKVGGRRQLTIPPEKAYGPAGGGHPLSGRTLVFVIDLISVG; the protein is encoded by the coding sequence ATGACCAAACCCCAGATCGAAGCCCAGGCCGGCCCCGCTCCGGAGGACCTCGTGTCCGTCGACCTCATCGTCGGTGAGGGCGAGGAGGCGAAGACCGGCGGCCTCGTTGAGGTCCACTACGTCGGCGTCGATTTCGAGTCGGGCCAGGAGTTCGACTCATCCTGGGACCGCGGCCAGTCCATCGAGTTTCCCCTCAACGGCCTCATCGCCGGATGGCAGGAGGGTATCCCGGGCATGAAGGTCGGGGGCCGTCGCCAGCTGACCATCCCGCCGGAGAAGGCCTACGGACCCGCCGGTGGCGGACATCCCCTGTCCGGTCGGACCCTGGTTTTCGTGATCGACCTGATCAGCGTGGGCTAA
- a CDS encoding NAD(P)-dependent malic enzyme: MTDDRNAHAHHVAVLSDEEIFAAHEGGKLSISTSRPLETQRDLSISYTPGVARVCAAIAQDPSLAHRYTGIGRTVAIISDGTAVLGLGNIGPRAALPVMEGKAQLFNRFAGLNAVPIVLDETDPDKLVETITALAPSFGAINLEDISAPRCFEVERRLVEALDMPVMHDDQHGTAVVILAALRNACRLLERDLPELRVVISGAGAAGVACGKMLADAGVTDIVMLDSRGIIHEGRDNLNDVKVELARTTNPRGITGGILEAFEGADTFIGVSAGSIPEEALDRMADRPILFSLANPNPEIDPDLAYRYGAVVATGRSDLPNQINNVLAFPGIFHGALAAGATAITPEMKQAASRAIANVAAEELDVEHIVPSPLDARVAPAVSRAVAAAWAATTA; the protein is encoded by the coding sequence ATGACCGATGACCGGAACGCTCACGCCCATCATGTCGCTGTCCTGAGTGACGAGGAGATCTTCGCCGCCCATGAGGGTGGAAAACTGTCGATCAGCACCTCCCGCCCCCTGGAGACGCAGCGGGACCTCTCCATCTCCTACACCCCGGGCGTGGCGCGTGTGTGCGCCGCCATCGCACAGGATCCTTCGCTCGCCCACCGCTATACCGGTATCGGCCGCACCGTGGCGATCATCTCCGACGGCACCGCCGTCCTGGGGCTCGGCAACATAGGTCCCCGCGCGGCCCTGCCCGTCATGGAGGGGAAGGCGCAGTTGTTCAACCGCTTCGCGGGCCTCAACGCTGTTCCGATCGTGCTGGACGAGACCGACCCCGACAAGCTCGTCGAGACCATCACCGCCCTGGCGCCCTCCTTCGGCGCCATCAACCTCGAGGACATCTCGGCTCCCCGCTGCTTTGAGGTCGAGCGTCGACTGGTCGAGGCCCTCGACATGCCGGTCATGCACGACGACCAGCACGGGACGGCCGTGGTCATCCTCGCCGCCCTGCGGAACGCCTGCCGTCTCCTGGAACGCGACCTGCCGGAACTCAGGGTGGTCATCTCTGGCGCAGGCGCCGCCGGCGTGGCGTGCGGGAAGATGCTCGCCGACGCGGGCGTCACCGACATCGTCATGCTCGACTCCCGCGGCATCATCCACGAAGGTCGTGACAACCTCAACGACGTCAAGGTTGAGCTGGCCCGGACCACCAATCCCCGGGGCATCACCGGAGGCATTCTGGAGGCCTTCGAAGGCGCCGACACCTTCATCGGGGTGTCCGCCGGCTCCATCCCCGAGGAAGCCCTCGATCGCATGGCCGACCGGCCGATACTGTTCTCACTGGCTAACCCGAATCCGGAGATCGACCCCGATCTGGCGTACCGCTACGGCGCGGTCGTCGCCACCGGACGTTCCGACCTGCCCAACCAGATCAACAACGTCCTCGCCTTCCCCGGTATTTTCCACGGGGCGCTGGCCGCCGGTGCGACCGCCATCACCCCGGAGATGAAGCAGGCGGCGTCGAGGGCCATCGCGAACGTCGCTGCGGAGGAACTCGACGTCGAGCACATCGTCCCCTCGCCTCTCGACGCCCGAGTCGCCCCTGCAGTGAGCAGAGCCGTGGCCGCCGCATGGGCGGCGACCACGGCCTAG
- a CDS encoding aldo/keto reductase, producing the protein MTTVTLNDGSDIPQIGLGTWKLLGEEGLRVVREAIDLGYRHFDTASAYGNEEIVGRALADAIAAGDVTRDELFITTKAWQDEQGADAIPSAFRASLDRLGLDYVDLYLVHWPAPARGKYVESFEAIARLQGLGLVQSVGVANFYEELLREIVDKVGIVPATNQVELHPGFSQAPLRALHAELGVTTVAWSPLARGIVLANPVLDAVARAAGRSPAQVALRWAMQLGCVVIPKSANPKRLAQNLAAADFTLNGEQIAAITGLDEKAGFGRIFDDPRTFGNN; encoded by the coding sequence ATGACTACTGTGACGCTCAACGACGGCAGCGACATCCCCCAGATCGGACTGGGCACCTGGAAACTCCTGGGGGAGGAGGGGCTGCGGGTTGTCCGGGAGGCCATCGACCTCGGCTACCGCCACTTCGACACCGCCTCTGCCTACGGCAACGAGGAAATCGTCGGTCGCGCCCTCGCGGACGCGATCGCTGCGGGGGACGTCACCCGCGACGAGCTGTTCATCACCACCAAGGCGTGGCAGGACGAGCAGGGGGCGGACGCCATCCCTTCCGCTTTCCGTGCCTCACTGGACCGCCTCGGCCTGGACTACGTGGACCTCTATCTGGTGCACTGGCCTGCTCCGGCGCGTGGGAAGTATGTGGAGAGTTTCGAGGCGATCGCCCGGCTGCAGGGGCTGGGTCTGGTCCAGTCAGTCGGCGTCGCCAATTTCTATGAGGAACTGCTGCGCGAGATCGTGGACAAGGTCGGCATTGTGCCGGCCACCAACCAGGTGGAACTCCACCCCGGTTTCTCGCAGGCCCCGCTGCGTGCTCTCCACGCGGAGCTCGGGGTGACCACCGTCGCCTGGTCGCCGCTCGCTCGTGGGATCGTGCTGGCGAATCCGGTTCTGGATGCTGTCGCGCGCGCCGCCGGACGTTCGCCCGCTCAGGTTGCACTGCGGTGGGCGATGCAACTGGGGTGCGTGGTCATCCCGAAGTCGGCCAACCCGAAGCGGCTGGCACAGAACCTGGCGGCTGCGGATTTCACCCTGAACGGGGAACAGATTGCGGCGATCACGGGGCTGGATGAGAAGGCAGGATTCGGGAGAATATTTGACGATCCCCGGACCTTCGGGAACAATTGA
- a CDS encoding DUF485 domain-containing protein — protein MQASPQFQKLRKTYRSFTFPMSVAFFLWFAVYVLAAVFASDWMATEVGGGFNIGIVFGLLQFLTTFAITWIYVVYANKNIEPQSAAIREAMEG, from the coding sequence ATGCAGGCCAGTCCGCAGTTCCAGAAACTGCGGAAGACCTACCGTTCCTTCACCTTCCCGATGTCCGTGGCCTTCTTCCTCTGGTTCGCCGTTTACGTCCTCGCGGCAGTGTTCGCCTCGGACTGGATGGCCACTGAGGTCGGCGGCGGCTTCAACATCGGAATCGTGTTCGGACTCCTCCAGTTCCTGACCACCTTCGCCATCACCTGGATCTACGTGGTCTACGCCAACAAGAACATCGAGCCGCAGTCGGCCGCCATCCGCGAAGCAATGGAGGGCTAG
- a CDS encoding solute symporter family protein encodes MTTAYLAQEVSTGNPILNISVFVVFIVVTMTVVTRVGKSTSEASDFYTGGASFTGTQNGLAIAGDYLSAASFLGIVGSIALYGYDGFLYSIGFFVAWLVALLLVAEPLRNVGRFTMADVLSFRMRQKPVRVAAAIATLAVSLFYLIAQMAGAGSLVSVLMNLEGKLEQSIVVTIVGIVMIAYVLIGGMKGTTYVQMIKAVLLVGGVGIMTVLVFVSVRGGFSTLFDEAMTMHAASANMVEKGYQASDIMAPGLRYGGTFTQQLDFISLGLSLVLGTAGLPHVLMRFYTVPTAKEARKSVTWAIVLIGAFYLMTLVLGYGAAALVGPDRILDAPGGANAAAPLLALELAGPIFMALISAVAFATVLAVVAGLTITASASVAHDVYDGVFRHGQSSEAEQVRVSRITVVVLGAISIVLGILAMEQNVAFLVSLAFAIAASANLPTILLSLYWRRFNTVGAVASMYTGTIVSLVLIFFSPAVSGAPSAMFPDVDWSIFPLTSPGLVAIPLSFLVGIIIPFITKPDNLDHLTAEMEVRSLTGVGVEAPVDH; translated from the coding sequence ATGACTACCGCATACCTCGCTCAAGAAGTCAGCACCGGAAACCCGATCCTCAACATCTCGGTCTTCGTCGTCTTCATCGTCGTCACCATGACGGTGGTCACGCGGGTGGGCAAGTCCACCTCCGAGGCCTCCGACTTCTACACCGGCGGCGCATCCTTCACCGGTACCCAGAATGGCCTGGCCATCGCAGGTGACTACCTCTCTGCAGCCTCCTTCCTCGGCATCGTCGGTTCCATCGCCCTCTACGGCTACGACGGCTTCCTCTACTCCATCGGCTTCTTCGTGGCATGGCTGGTCGCCCTGCTGCTCGTCGCCGAGCCGCTGCGTAACGTCGGCCGTTTCACCATGGCGGACGTCCTTTCCTTCCGTATGCGTCAGAAGCCGGTCCGCGTCGCCGCGGCCATCGCCACCCTGGCAGTGTCCCTGTTCTACCTCATCGCGCAGATGGCCGGCGCAGGCTCCCTGGTCTCCGTCCTGATGAACCTCGAGGGCAAGCTCGAGCAGTCCATCGTCGTCACCATCGTCGGTATCGTCATGATCGCCTATGTCCTCATCGGCGGCATGAAGGGCACCACCTACGTCCAGATGATCAAGGCCGTGCTCCTCGTCGGCGGCGTCGGCATCATGACCGTCCTGGTCTTCGTCTCCGTCCGCGGCGGCTTCTCCACCCTCTTCGATGAGGCCATGACCATGCACGCAGCCTCCGCCAACATGGTGGAGAAGGGCTACCAGGCCTCCGACATCATGGCTCCGGGCCTGCGCTACGGCGGCACCTTCACCCAGCAGCTGGACTTCATCTCGCTCGGCCTGTCCCTGGTCCTCGGTACGGCCGGCCTGCCGCACGTCCTCATGCGCTTCTACACCGTCCCCACCGCCAAGGAAGCACGCAAGTCCGTTACCTGGGCCATCGTCCTCATCGGCGCGTTCTACCTCATGACCCTGGTCCTCGGCTACGGCGCCGCTGCTCTGGTCGGCCCTGACCGCATCCTGGATGCGCCGGGTGGCGCCAACGCCGCGGCACCGCTGCTCGCGCTTGAACTCGCCGGCCCCATCTTCATGGCGCTGATCTCCGCCGTCGCCTTCGCCACGGTCCTCGCAGTGGTCGCTGGCCTGACCATCACCGCTTCGGCCTCTGTCGCCCACGACGTCTACGACGGCGTGTTCCGCCACGGCCAGTCCTCCGAGGCTGAGCAGGTCCGCGTCTCCCGCATCACGGTCGTCGTCCTCGGCGCGATCTCCATCGTCCTGGGCATCCTGGCCATGGAGCAGAACGTCGCCTTCCTGGTGTCCCTGGCCTTCGCCATCGCCGCATCCGCGAACCTGCCGACCATCCTGCTGTCCCTGTACTGGAGGCGCTTCAACACCGTCGGTGCCGTGGCCTCGATGTACACCGGTACCATTGTCTCGCTGGTGCTGATCTTCTTCTCTCCGGCCGTCTCCGGTGCACCCTCCGCGATGTTCCCGGACGTCGACTGGTCGATCTTCCCGCTGACCAGCCCGGGTCTGGTGGCTATCCCGCTGTCCTTCCTGGTGGGCATCATCATTCCGTTCATCACCAAGCCGGACAACCTGGACCACCTCACCGCTGAGATGGAGGTCCGCTCCCTCACCGGTGTCGGTGTTGAGGCTCCGGTCGATCACTAA
- a CDS encoding DUF1906 domain-containing protein, which translates to MAAGTVGAALPQAHAQGAILGTVIDYAAGVPSAAAIKAAGHLGAVRYVSGRRPGAEWMLGKPVTASETQDFANHGLAVASVYQYGKDATADWKQGAAGAATHAPQAIAYHRAAGGPTGRPIYVAIDDNPTRAQYDNQIRPYLQAFQAALQLAGYQTGVYGNYNVVDWAVNDGIGQYFWMHNWGSGGRIHPRTTLHQVRIDQDTINGIGIDVNNVYAHDWGQWTPGQAAPQVPGTTSAPVTIPTIPTGSNLSQAQIQQGIDLVRNLANL; encoded by the coding sequence ATGGCCGCGGGCACCGTCGGAGCCGCCCTTCCGCAGGCACACGCCCAGGGCGCGATCCTGGGCACCGTCATCGACTACGCGGCGGGAGTCCCCTCGGCCGCGGCCATCAAGGCTGCCGGCCACCTGGGGGCCGTCCGCTATGTTTCAGGCCGCCGTCCGGGCGCGGAATGGATGCTGGGCAAGCCTGTCACCGCTTCCGAGACGCAGGACTTCGCCAACCACGGTCTTGCCGTCGCGTCGGTGTACCAGTACGGCAAGGACGCGACCGCCGACTGGAAGCAGGGCGCCGCGGGAGCCGCCACGCACGCACCGCAGGCGATCGCCTACCACCGGGCGGCCGGCGGGCCGACGGGTCGTCCGATCTACGTCGCCATCGACGACAACCCGACCCGCGCGCAGTACGACAACCAGATCCGCCCCTACCTGCAGGCCTTCCAGGCCGCTCTGCAGCTGGCCGGCTACCAGACCGGTGTGTACGGCAACTACAACGTCGTCGACTGGGCGGTCAACGACGGCATCGGCCAGTACTTCTGGATGCACAACTGGGGCTCAGGTGGCCGGATCCACCCGCGTACCACGCTGCACCAGGTCCGTATCGACCAGGACACGATCAACGGGATCGGGATCGACGTCAACAACGTCTACGCCCACGACTGGGGTCAGTGGACCCCGGGACAGGCGGCTCCCCAGGTGCCGGGTACGACTTCCGCCCCGGTGACCATCCCCACAATCCCCACCGGATCGAACCTCAGCCAGGCGCAGATTCAGCAGGGCATTGACCTGGTCAGGAATCTGGCGAACCTGTAG
- a CDS encoding mycoredoxin, with protein sequence MTAENNHVTIYATTWCPYCTSLRKRLDRTDTPYDLVDVELDSQAAAWVESVNDGNRVVPTVKYSDGTHATNPEASAVRRKLEELTAEVTD encoded by the coding sequence ATGACGGCCGAAAACAATCACGTCACGATCTACGCCACCACCTGGTGCCCCTACTGCACGAGCCTGCGTAAGCGACTCGACCGCACCGACACCCCCTATGACCTGGTCGACGTCGAGCTGGATTCCCAGGCCGCGGCCTGGGTCGAGTCCGTCAACGACGGCAACCGGGTCGTACCCACAGTGAAGTACTCCGACGGGACGCACGCCACCAACCCCGAGGCCTCCGCCGTGCGCCGCAAGCTCGAGGAGCTCACGGCCGAGGTGACCGACTAG
- a CDS encoding dihydrofolate reductase gives MLGAIWAQSLDGIIGDGAGMPWHIPEDLAHFREVTEGHPVIMGRRTWLSLPEKFRPLPGRENFILCTREAGGWSTGGRVVNDLPELLDVPEVWIMGGGQVYAATIDEVDFLEVTLIGAHLGDALGDRAVHAPEIPTEFGLISDTGWLVSEKGRLIIGDEPSDLPLRYRFLRYERKEAA, from the coding sequence ATGCTCGGCGCCATCTGGGCGCAGTCCCTCGACGGCATCATCGGCGACGGGGCGGGAATGCCCTGGCATATCCCGGAGGACCTCGCCCACTTCCGGGAAGTCACCGAGGGCCACCCCGTCATCATGGGCAGGCGCACGTGGCTGAGCCTGCCGGAGAAGTTCCGTCCCCTCCCGGGCCGGGAGAACTTCATCCTGTGCACCCGTGAGGCCGGCGGGTGGTCCACCGGCGGCAGAGTGGTCAATGACCTCCCGGAGCTTCTCGACGTCCCCGAGGTCTGGATCATGGGCGGCGGCCAGGTCTACGCGGCCACCATCGACGAGGTCGACTTCCTGGAGGTCACCCTCATCGGGGCCCACCTCGGCGATGCACTCGGCGACCGTGCCGTCCATGCACCGGAGATCCCCACCGAGTTCGGGTTGATCTCCGACACCGGCTGGCTCGTCTCCGAGAAGGGCCGACTGATCATCGGCGATGAGCCGAGTGACCTTCCCCTGAGGTACCGTTTCCTGCGTTACGAGCGAAAGGAGGCCGCATGA